Proteins from a single region of Sneathiella aquimaris:
- a CDS encoding 2OG-Fe(II) oxygenase family protein: MHIPLLPMRNPNVSLSMHWPVFSPQECASIIAQANAKGWDKRLPIGPGNTKIFPDAKMVPYIERQALPIGKNAYPLDQISYGINQVNSDNWRFELSGIPGDDMPWLVKHSAGRAKKEDWEVDLGPAQTSSRKLCFIVQLSDPKSYSGGDILLHNIPVDQQGFRQQGTLVVFPAYWLHRISDVTKGHRHSIVGWIHGHNFR; encoded by the coding sequence ATGCATATACCTCTTTTACCGATGAGAAACCCCAATGTGTCGCTGTCCATGCATTGGCCTGTTTTTTCGCCTCAGGAATGCGCGTCTATTATAGCTCAGGCAAATGCCAAGGGATGGGATAAGCGTTTACCCATTGGTCCGGGTAATACTAAGATTTTTCCAGATGCGAAAATGGTGCCCTATATTGAAAGGCAGGCGTTGCCAATTGGGAAAAACGCTTATCCACTGGATCAGATCAGTTATGGTATTAATCAGGTAAATTCAGATAACTGGCGATTTGAACTGTCCGGTATTCCCGGGGATGATATGCCCTGGCTGGTTAAGCACAGTGCTGGCCGTGCAAAAAAAGAAGACTGGGAAGTTGATCTGGGTCCGGCTCAGACAAGTTCCCGAAAACTATGTTTTATTGTTCAGCTATCTGATCCAAAATCCTATTCTGGCGGTGATATATTACTGCACAATATCCCAGTCGATCAGCAGGGCTTCCGGCAGCAGGGAACACTGGTTGTCTTCCCTGCATACTGGTTGCACCGGATTTCAGATGTGACCAAGGGGCACCGCCATTCGATTGTCGGTTGGATCCACGGTCATAATTTCAGATAA
- the dgcA gene encoding N-acetyl-D-Glu racemase DgcA, translating to MTLRTIDAKQESWPIRGSFRISRGAKTTAEVVVVTIKEGDLTGRGECVPYGRYGETFNTVLGEISAIREQIAHGASRQDLLTLMPSGSARNAIDTALWDLEAKKSGRSVASLAGLKESGPLITAYTLSLDTPEKMGEAAQLNAFRPLMKLKLGGDLDVERVAAVRSAAPKSRLIIDANEAWAPKDLDYYFQKMADFGVELIEQPLPAGEDAILADMDRPVPVCADESCHDTSTLDEVAPMYDYINIKLDKTGGLTEALLLAEAAREFGLGIMVGCMVGTSLAMAPAMLLGSFARFVDLDGPLLLDKDRPNGIQFDDSVMHPPKTELWG from the coding sequence ATGACCCTTCGTACCATTGACGCAAAACAGGAAAGCTGGCCCATTCGGGGCAGCTTTCGCATCAGCCGCGGCGCAAAAACCACAGCTGAAGTTGTTGTCGTCACGATCAAAGAGGGCGACTTGACGGGGCGTGGAGAGTGCGTTCCTTATGGACGATATGGTGAAACCTTCAACACGGTTCTTGGCGAAATTTCAGCCATTCGTGAACAGATAGCCCATGGTGCAAGCCGGCAGGATCTGCTGACTTTGATGCCTTCGGGATCTGCAAGGAACGCAATCGATACAGCCCTTTGGGATCTGGAAGCAAAGAAATCCGGGCGTTCGGTTGCCAGTTTGGCAGGCTTAAAAGAATCAGGCCCGTTGATTACGGCCTATACTCTGTCGCTAGATACCCCCGAAAAAATGGGAGAGGCCGCACAGCTAAACGCGTTCCGGCCATTGATGAAACTAAAGCTTGGGGGCGACCTTGACGTAGAACGTGTTGCCGCGGTCCGCTCCGCCGCACCAAAATCGCGTTTGATAATTGATGCCAACGAAGCCTGGGCACCAAAAGATCTGGACTATTATTTCCAGAAAATGGCGGACTTTGGCGTAGAACTGATTGAACAGCCACTTCCCGCAGGGGAAGATGCCATACTTGCCGATATGGATCGGCCGGTTCCCGTTTGTGCGGATGAAAGCTGTCACGATACGTCGACCCTTGATGAGGTTGCGCCGATGTATGACTACATCAACATTAAACTGGACAAGACAGGCGGACTGACAGAAGCCCTTCTATTAGCAGAAGCGGCAAGGGAGTTTGGATTGGGCATCATGGTTGGCTGCATGGTCGGAACAAGCCTTGCCATGGCGCCTGCCATGCTTTTGGGAAGTTTTGCGCGCTTTGTCGATTTAGACGGCCCTCTCCTTCTCGACAAGGACCGTCCGAACGGCATCCAGTTTGACGATAGCGTCATGCACCCCCCAAAAACAGAGCTTTGGGGATAG
- the dgcN gene encoding N-acetyltransferase DgcN, whose product MSEMQHPYLMFLGDVGDQLGAKTAKGIVDWRPEWCLGQLRLDGCKADLGIDDITIEDAIQQGAKTMVIGIVNSGGFLPEHWIEKITDAIKSGMDIASGLHIRLADVPEIKEAAEKYGRALFDVRHPTGTIPTGKGLPRSGKRLLAVGTDCSVGKMYTALAVEKEMKARGMKADFCATGQTGIFIAGTGISIDAVVADFISGAVEILSPANDEDHWDIVEGQGSLFHPSFAGVSLGLLHGAQADALVLCHEPTRTHMRGIPEYALPDLQECMDLNLTTARLTNKNAKFVGISVNTSGLSVEEGDAYLAELEEKYGLPAVDAYRTGVAKIVDQLK is encoded by the coding sequence ATGAGTGAAATGCAACATCCTTATTTGATGTTCTTAGGTGATGTCGGTGACCAACTAGGTGCAAAGACAGCCAAAGGGATTGTCGATTGGCGTCCAGAGTGGTGCCTGGGTCAGCTACGCCTGGATGGCTGCAAAGCTGATTTAGGGATCGATGACATCACAATTGAAGATGCCATTCAGCAAGGTGCAAAAACAATGGTCATCGGTATTGTCAACTCGGGTGGGTTCCTGCCGGAACACTGGATCGAGAAAATTACGGATGCAATAAAATCCGGTATGGATATCGCCAGTGGCTTGCATATCCGTTTGGCCGATGTGCCCGAAATCAAGGAAGCCGCCGAGAAATACGGTCGCGCCCTGTTTGATGTCCGCCATCCAACAGGCACCATTCCGACCGGTAAAGGACTGCCGCGAAGCGGAAAACGCTTATTGGCCGTGGGAACGGATTGTTCTGTCGGTAAAATGTACACGGCCCTTGCCGTTGAAAAAGAAATGAAGGCCCGTGGAATGAAGGCTGATTTCTGTGCAACAGGCCAAACGGGTATTTTTATTGCTGGTACAGGAATTTCAATCGACGCCGTTGTCGCTGATTTTATCTCCGGCGCTGTCGAAATTCTCTCCCCGGCGAATGATGAAGACCATTGGGATATTGTCGAAGGTCAGGGCTCCTTGTTCCACCCTTCTTTTGCCGGTGTAAGCTTGGGCCTGTTACATGGTGCGCAGGCCGATGCACTGGTCCTGTGCCACGAGCCAACCCGAACACATATGCGCGGTATTCCTGAATATGCGTTGCCCGACTTGCAGGAATGTATGGACTTGAACCTTACGACGGCGCGCCTGACCAACAAAAACGCAAAATTTGTTGGGATCAGTGTGAATACATCCGGTCTGTCCGTGGAAGAAGGCGACGCCTATCTTGCTGAACTGGAAGAAAAATATGGGCTGCCTGCCGTAGACGCCTATCGCACGGGCGTTGCGAAAATTGTGGACCAACTGAAATGA
- a CDS encoding gamma carbonic anhydrase family protein: protein MSKFGPEINAEKAAFIHPTALMYGRITLGEGSSLWPYSVIRAESKEVTIGEHTNIQDFVMIHIGDTTGTHIGAHCSITHHCTIHGCTIGDNCLIGINTTIMDGCVIGDNCIIAGHSFLKEGTIIPDNSIVMGTPGKVVRTQNNYVKCRANAFMYYRNALAYSKGEHREWSSEDCMQALNLEISKLQQD, encoded by the coding sequence ATGAGCAAATTTGGCCCAGAGATCAACGCTGAAAAAGCAGCTTTCATTCACCCAACAGCCTTGATGTATGGCCGTATCACCCTTGGTGAAGGCTCTTCCCTGTGGCCCTATTCCGTTATCCGGGCAGAATCCAAAGAAGTTACAATTGGTGAACACACCAACATTCAGGATTTTGTCATGATCCATATCGGAGACACTACGGGAACCCATATCGGCGCCCACTGCTCGATCACCCACCATTGCACGATCCATGGCTGCACAATCGGTGACAATTGCCTGATCGGAATAAACACAACTATTATGGATGGTTGCGTCATCGGCGACAATTGTATCATTGCCGGGCATAGCTTCCTAAAAGAAGGAACAATCATCCCGGACAACTCGATTGTCATGGGAACCCCTGGAAAAGTTGTTCGCACACAAAATAACTATGTGAAATGTCGGGCAAATGCGTTTATGTATTACCGTAATGCACTCGCCTATTCCAAAGGTGAGCATCGAGAATGGTCCAGCGAAGACTGCATGCAAGCGCTGAACCTAGAAATCAGCAAACTACAACAGGATTAG